A stretch of Ipomoea triloba cultivar NCNSP0323 chromosome 11, ASM357664v1 DNA encodes these proteins:
- the LOC115997337 gene encoding secretory carrier-associated membrane protein 1-like isoform X2, with translation MAYDNPFDEEEEEVNPFGDQSTQGSGPFNMANPGSKPSASSSRLSPLPPERADTVDIPIDSTAMELKRKEEELHAREAELKKREQELKRKEDAIARAGIVIEEKNFPPFFPIIHHDIANEIPVHLQKMQYVAFLTLLGLVVCLAWNIVAVALAAWVNEEGVPGAYVLWYRPLYRAMKSDSALKLVWFFLSYMFHIGFCVVAAVAPPIFFKGKSLTGILPALEVSFSSSFVGIFYFIGFGLFAIESLMSIWVIQQVYMYFRGSGKAAEMRREAARQTMMAAL, from the exons ATGGCGTATGATAATCCATtcgacgaagaagaagaagaagttaacCCGTTTGGG GACCAAAGCACTCAAGGTAGCGGTCCATTTAATATGGCA AATCCTGGGAGCAAGCCGTCTGCATCAAGCTCAAGACTTTCCCCTCTTCCACCTGAACGTGCTGATACTGTAGATATTCCTATTGATAGTACCGCCATG GAATTAAAGAGGAAGGAGGAGGAACTTCATGCTAGGGAGGCTGAACTGAAGAAGAGGGAACAA GAACTGAAAAGGAAAGAAGATGCCATAGCACGGG CTGGGATCGTTATAGAGGAAAAGAATTTTCCACCATTCTTCCCTATTATTCACCACGATATTGCGAATGAAATTCCAGTTCATCTACAGAAGATGCAATATGTGGCATTCCTGACACTATTGG GTCTTGTTGTCTGTCTTGCCTGGAACATTGTTGCCGTTGCCTTAGCAGCTTGGGTGAATGAAGAAG GTGTCCCTGGAGCCTATGTGTTGTGGTATCGCCCTCTCTATCGTGCGATGAA GAGCGATAGTGCATTGAAGTTAGTTTGGTTTTTCTTGAGTTACATG TTTCACATTGGATTCTGtgttgttgctgctgttgcGCCTCCCATCTTTTTTAAGGGGAAATCTTTGAC TGGTATCTTGCCTGCACTCGAAGTTTCTTTCAGCAGTTCTTTCGTTGGG ATATTCTACTTTATTGGATTCGGGCTATTCGCCATCGAATCACTGATGAGCATATGGGTCATTCAG CAAGTGTACATGTATTTCCGGGGAAGTGGCAAAGCGGCAGAGATGAGGAGGGAAGCTGCAAGGCAAACTATGATGGCAGCGCTATGA
- the LOC115997337 gene encoding secretory carrier-associated membrane protein 1-like isoform X1, producing MAYDNPFDEEEEEVNPFGDQSTQGSGPFNMANPGSKPSASSSRLSPLPPERADTVDIPIDSTAMELKRKEEELHAREAELKKREQELKRKEDAIARAGIVIEEKNFPPFFPIIHHDIANEIPVHLQKMQYVAFLTLLGLVVCLAWNIVAVALAAWVNEEGPMIFFLAIIYFITGVPGAYVLWYRPLYRAMKSDSALKLVWFFLSYMFHIGFCVVAAVAPPIFFKGKSLTGILPALEVSFSSSFVGIFYFIGFGLFAIESLMSIWVIQQVYMYFRGSGKAAEMRREAARQTMMAAL from the exons ATGGCGTATGATAATCCATtcgacgaagaagaagaagaagttaacCCGTTTGGG GACCAAAGCACTCAAGGTAGCGGTCCATTTAATATGGCA AATCCTGGGAGCAAGCCGTCTGCATCAAGCTCAAGACTTTCCCCTCTTCCACCTGAACGTGCTGATACTGTAGATATTCCTATTGATAGTACCGCCATG GAATTAAAGAGGAAGGAGGAGGAACTTCATGCTAGGGAGGCTGAACTGAAGAAGAGGGAACAA GAACTGAAAAGGAAAGAAGATGCCATAGCACGGG CTGGGATCGTTATAGAGGAAAAGAATTTTCCACCATTCTTCCCTATTATTCACCACGATATTGCGAATGAAATTCCAGTTCATCTACAGAAGATGCAATATGTGGCATTCCTGACACTATTGG GTCTTGTTGTCTGTCTTGCCTGGAACATTGTTGCCGTTGCCTTAGCAGCTTGGGTGAATGAAGAAG GTCCAATGATCTTCTTTCTTGCTATCATCTACTTCATAACAGGTGTCCCTGGAGCCTATGTGTTGTGGTATCGCCCTCTCTATCGTGCGATGAA GAGCGATAGTGCATTGAAGTTAGTTTGGTTTTTCTTGAGTTACATG TTTCACATTGGATTCTGtgttgttgctgctgttgcGCCTCCCATCTTTTTTAAGGGGAAATCTTTGAC TGGTATCTTGCCTGCACTCGAAGTTTCTTTCAGCAGTTCTTTCGTTGGG ATATTCTACTTTATTGGATTCGGGCTATTCGCCATCGAATCACTGATGAGCATATGGGTCATTCAG CAAGTGTACATGTATTTCCGGGGAAGTGGCAAAGCGGCAGAGATGAGGAGGGAAGCTGCAAGGCAAACTATGATGGCAGCGCTATGA